The following are encoded together in the Carboxydothermus pertinax genome:
- a CDS encoding histidine kinase, with amino-acid sequence MEPFLKLIFLAGVMTTIEILFLLFSFSWGINRSLFLPLALLFVINLAGVFIASYFFRSFRIITLNKEVQDRLNPLMLANEALPIIKQGLNVETAGKIAEIIQRISDMEAVAITDREKVLAYVGVGCERHKIGDPIRTFATKEAIRTGELKIIDHSLKYICSVKDCDCPLQAAVVVPLKIRGEVVGTIKLYQTKKGEMPAQTVKLAMGIAQILNLQMEIAELDRQAQMVTKAQLEALQAKINPHFLFNTLNTIIMFNRTNPELARKLLIHLSKFFRQTLKSPGLFGTLKEELDYVNTYLVLEKARFRQKLRIMREIDRDLLNYQFPVLTLQPIVENAVKHGIMPKETQGTVLIKILREEDRIIVEIKDDGVGIAPHLVSRVLEPGFGSGNGVGMSNVNERLISLYGRESGLKIESKLGVGTTVRFSIPAIRTEKEGERENENQDINSG; translated from the coding sequence TTGGAGCCCTTTTTAAAGCTCATTTTTCTGGCTGGAGTAATGACCACCATTGAAATTCTTTTTCTTTTATTTTCATTTTCCTGGGGGATCAATAGATCACTTTTTCTGCCTTTAGCTCTTCTTTTTGTCATAAATTTAGCGGGAGTTTTTATTGCCAGCTACTTTTTCAGGTCTTTTAGAATCATAACATTAAATAAAGAGGTTCAAGACCGGTTAAACCCTTTAATGTTAGCAAACGAAGCGTTGCCCATTATAAAGCAGGGTTTAAACGTAGAAACAGCCGGGAAAATAGCGGAGATCATTCAGCGAATAAGCGATATGGAAGCGGTGGCAATTACCGACCGGGAAAAAGTGCTGGCTTATGTAGGGGTAGGGTGTGAACGGCATAAAATTGGCGATCCCATTCGGACTTTTGCTACCAAAGAAGCTATTCGTACTGGCGAGTTAAAGATAATTGACCATAGCTTAAAATATATTTGTTCGGTGAAAGATTGTGATTGCCCTTTACAAGCTGCTGTTGTCGTACCCTTAAAAATCAGGGGTGAGGTTGTTGGAACAATAAAACTTTACCAGACCAAGAAGGGTGAGATGCCAGCACAAACGGTAAAGCTTGCCATGGGTATAGCGCAGATTTTAAATCTGCAAATGGAAATAGCAGAATTAGACCGTCAGGCGCAAATGGTAACTAAAGCCCAGTTAGAAGCACTGCAGGCCAAGATTAATCCTCACTTTCTCTTTAATACCTTAAACACAATTATTATGTTTAACCGTACCAATCCGGAATTAGCCCGAAAGCTTTTAATTCACCTGTCAAAATTTTTCCGGCAAACGTTAAAAAGTCCGGGATTGTTTGGAACCTTAAAAGAAGAATTGGATTATGTAAATACTTATCTGGTATTAGAAAAAGCGCGTTTTCGCCAAAAGCTAAGGATAATGCGGGAGATCGACCGGGATTTATTAAACTATCAATTTCCGGTTTTAACCCTCCAGCCAATAGTAGAGAATGCTGTGAAACACGGGATTATGCCTAAAGAAACTCAGGGGACAGTCTTAATTAAAATTTTACGGGAGGAGGATAGGATTATAGTAGAAATAAAAGACGACGGGGTAGGGATTGCTCCGCATCTTGTAAGTCGGGTGTTAGAGCCGGGCTTTGGCTCGGGTAATGGGGTAGGCATGTCCAATGTAAACGAACGCTTAATTAGTCTTTATGGCCGGGAGTCCGGTCTTAAAATAGAATCCAAGCTGGGGGTGGGAACTACTGTGCGGTTTTCGATCCCGGCGATAAGAACGGAGAAAGAGGGGGAGAGGGAGAATGAAAATCAGGACATTAATAGTGGATGA
- a CDS encoding LysM peptidoglycan-binding domain-containing protein gives MFRENQRPCPGITYVVQPGDSLFKIARRFEIKLSDLLLHNPGIRNPWNLKVGTVLCIPFGPPPLYKSIELLDESGKPLPKEGNFIKLAAKTTVRVTFYNKITHLYLMLTPTGTDTFTSSKLIKIISLPEKTNQVSFIWEPAAGTLGYMFLISCNDRICTQSDNIGVYRE, from the coding sequence ATGTTTAGAGAGAATCAACGACCCTGTCCGGGCATCACATATGTTGTTCAGCCGGGAGATAGCTTATTTAAAATAGCGCGCCGGTTTGAAATAAAGCTAAGTGACCTTTTACTCCACAATCCCGGCATCCGCAATCCCTGGAATTTAAAAGTTGGGACTGTGCTTTGCATTCCCTTCGGCCCACCGCCGCTTTATAAATCAATTGAGCTGCTAGATGAATCCGGTAAACCCCTCCCTAAAGAGGGAAACTTTATTAAACTTGCAGCTAAAACTACAGTTAGGGTAACCTTTTATAATAAAATTACTCACTTGTATCTTATGCTCACACCGACAGGTACGGACACTTTTACCTCATCAAAACTTATTAAAATTATCTCTTTACCCGAAAAAACAAATCAAGTCTCTTTTATCTGGGAACCGGCAGCCGGAACTTTAGGCTATATGTTTTTAATTTCCTGCAACGACCGAATCTGCACTCAATCGGATAATATTGGTGTGTACCGGGAGTAG
- the alr gene encoding alanine racemase, giving the protein MRPVWAEINLENIKHNFREVKRLAQKSEPMPVIKANAYGHGAVEVAKALIKEGAKRFAVAIVDEGIKLREAGILEPILILGHTPPDDLERLLFYNLIPTIHHRDMALAYQDKLSQLKRNIICHLKIDTGMGRIGFWHDDLTSIAEVFTLKNIEVEGIYTHFARSDEKDLSFSRLQLERFNNLLSYLARQGITVKYRHAANSAAIMRLPEAHLDLVRPGIMLYGEYPSGDVPGGIADLRPALTLKAKVSQVKRVPAGFPVSYGSTYITKKSTLIVSLPLGYADGYFRLLSNRGVILLNGRRWPIAGRVCMDQLMVAVDEKEIVNPGDEAVLLGNQGKETITAMEVAGLIGTINYEVLTNISTRVPRIYV; this is encoded by the coding sequence ATGCGTCCGGTTTGGGCAGAAATTAACTTAGAAAATATCAAGCATAATTTTCGAGAGGTAAAACGCTTGGCCCAAAAATCGGAACCAATGCCGGTAATTAAAGCTAATGCTTACGGCCACGGAGCGGTGGAAGTTGCTAAAGCTTTAATTAAAGAAGGGGCTAAACGCTTTGCCGTGGCAATTGTTGATGAAGGAATAAAGTTAAGGGAAGCGGGGATTTTAGAACCAATTCTTATATTGGGTCATACCCCCCCCGATGACCTTGAGAGGCTTTTATTTTATAATCTTATTCCAACAATCCACCATCGGGATATGGCTTTAGCCTATCAAGATAAACTTTCCCAACTAAAGCGGAACATTATCTGCCATTTAAAAATTGATACGGGAATGGGAAGAATTGGTTTCTGGCATGACGATTTAACTTCTATTGCTGAAGTTTTTACACTGAAAAACATAGAAGTGGAGGGGATTTATACCCACTTTGCCCGGTCCGATGAGAAAGACCTTAGCTTTTCCAGGTTACAACTGGAAAGGTTTAATAATCTCCTCAGTTATTTAGCCCGCCAAGGAATTACCGTAAAGTATCGGCATGCCGCTAACAGTGCGGCTATAATGCGTCTGCCCGAAGCTCATTTGGATCTGGTAAGGCCGGGAATCATGTTATACGGGGAGTATCCTTCCGGGGATGTTCCCGGGGGAATTGCCGATTTAAGGCCGGCTTTGACTTTAAAAGCTAAAGTATCCCAGGTAAAGAGAGTTCCGGCGGGTTTTCCTGTAAGTTATGGCAGTACCTATATCACCAAAAAATCTACCCTGATTGTATCATTGCCCCTTGGCTATGCGGATGGCTATTTTCGCCTGCTCTCCAATCGTGGCGTAATTTTATTAAACGGCAGGCGCTGGCCCATTGCCGGACGGGTTTGTATGGATCAATTGATGGTGGCAGTGGATGAAAAGGAGATAGTAAATCCAGGTGATGAAGCTGTGCTCTTAGGAAATCAAGGAAAAGAAACGATTACGGCCATGGAAGTGGCAGGGTTAATTGGAACAATTAATTATGAAGTATTAACTAATATAAGTACTCGCGTTCCGAGAATTTATGTATAA
- the acpS gene encoding holo-ACP synthase produces the protein MFSTGIDLVDVLRIKKLHQRFGERFLHKIYTAKELEYAFSLKDPYLRLATRFAAKEAAAKALGTGIGAVNFKDIEVVSGQNGPELLLHRFAAEIFQEKGFTGKSLSLSHEKKVAVAICIMWRG, from the coding sequence GTGTTCAGCACGGGGATTGATTTAGTTGATGTTTTAAGAATAAAAAAGCTCCATCAGCGATTTGGGGAGCGTTTTTTGCATAAGATTTATACCGCTAAAGAATTAGAGTATGCTTTTTCCCTAAAAGATCCCTACCTGCGTTTGGCTACCCGCTTTGCCGCTAAAGAAGCAGCAGCCAAAGCTTTGGGTACCGGGATTGGAGCAGTAAATTTTAAGGATATTGAAGTTGTATCCGGCCAAAATGGACCGGAACTTCTTTTGCACCGTTTTGCAGCAGAAATTTTTCAGGAAAAGGGTTTTACGGGAAAAAGTTTAAGTCTAAGCCATGAAAAGAAAGTGGCGGTGGCGATTTGCATTATGTGGAGGGGTTAG
- a CDS encoding bifunctional ADP-dependent NAD(P)H-hydrate dehydratase/NAD(P)H-hydrate epimerase yields MLLLTGREMAEFDQKAINEYGIPGIVLMENAALKTFYRIKEILGEVAGKKIIILVGKGNNGGDGLALARHLANAGAKIRVFLLFKDQFKGDALINFHILKKMSEKIYEGVTENLNLLKISLIDADMVVDAIYGTGFRGALPPEIREVVEIVNQAEAIKLAVDIPSGVDSSTGRVEGTAFLADYTVTFGLPKLGQILYPGRSYCGKVLVEDISFPEKLKKEFPVKRWLLDKKVIKKFLKPLAPDTHKGRQGFGLVVGGSMDYSGAPFLAAKGSLAVGAGGVYLAIPENLFGVLAGKAPEIILRGLPAADGQISSKGFLEVEKILPKVKAVVIGPGMGALAESKEAYLNFLENCPLPVVVDADGLNNLIGNLEFLQKRNAATVLTPHLGEMARLLGTSIEEIKEKREEIGKKFAVDYNVYLVLKSETTAVFNPEGEIWYYPGGHPILAKAGSGDILAGLIMGFLAQGYGTGEAVLLGVYLHGKAGELAQKENSPRSFFISEIFSYINEAFGKLDEYGKKTFHLEK; encoded by the coding sequence ATGCTGTTATTAACCGGACGGGAAATGGCGGAGTTTGACCAAAAAGCGATTAATGAATACGGGATTCCGGGAATTGTTTTAATGGAAAATGCGGCTTTAAAAACCTTCTACCGGATTAAAGAAATTTTAGGGGAGGTAGCCGGGAAAAAGATTATTATACTGGTGGGTAAAGGCAATAATGGAGGCGATGGGCTGGCTTTGGCCCGTCATTTAGCCAATGCTGGGGCCAAAATCCGGGTATTTTTGCTTTTTAAGGACCAATTTAAAGGCGATGCTTTAATTAATTTTCATATTTTAAAGAAAATGAGCGAAAAAATTTATGAAGGGGTAACCGAAAACTTAAACCTCTTAAAAATATCCTTGATTGATGCCGATATGGTGGTAGATGCTATTTACGGCACCGGATTTCGGGGGGCGTTACCGCCAGAAATCCGCGAAGTGGTAGAAATAGTAAATCAAGCCGAGGCTATAAAACTTGCCGTGGATATCCCATCGGGAGTTGATTCTTCTACCGGGCGGGTGGAGGGAACTGCTTTTTTAGCCGATTATACAGTAACTTTTGGACTACCAAAGCTCGGGCAAATCCTTTATCCAGGGCGAAGTTATTGCGGGAAAGTGCTTGTGGAAGATATTTCTTTTCCGGAAAAGCTTAAAAAAGAGTTTCCGGTAAAGCGTTGGCTTTTAGATAAAAAGGTCATAAAGAAATTTTTAAAGCCCCTAGCGCCGGATACTCATAAAGGGCGCCAGGGTTTTGGGCTTGTAGTTGGCGGTTCAATGGACTATTCGGGTGCTCCCTTTTTGGCGGCCAAAGGTAGTTTGGCGGTGGGAGCAGGAGGCGTTTACTTGGCAATACCGGAGAATTTGTTTGGAGTTTTAGCCGGGAAAGCTCCTGAGATAATTTTAAGAGGGCTACCAGCAGCTGACGGCCAAATTTCTTCTAAGGGTTTTCTTGAAGTTGAAAAAATCCTTCCTAAAGTAAAGGCGGTGGTAATTGGGCCGGGAATGGGAGCGTTGGCTGAAAGTAAAGAGGCGTATCTTAACTTTTTGGAAAACTGTCCATTGCCGGTGGTAGTTGATGCCGATGGTCTTAATAACTTAATAGGAAATTTAGAATTCTTACAAAAAAGGAATGCTGCTACTGTTTTAACTCCTCATTTAGGAGAAATGGCCAGGCTTTTAGGAACTAGTATTGAAGAAATTAAAGAAAAGCGAGAAGAAATAGGTAAAAAATTTGCTGTTGATTATAATGTTTATTTGGTTTTAAAAAGTGAAACCACAGCAGTTTTTAATCCTGAGGGAGAGATATGGTATTACCCCGGGGGACACCCAATCTTAGCTAAAGCCGGAAGCGGAGATATTTTAGCCGGTCTTATTATGGGTTTTTTAGCCCAGGGTTATGGAACAGGTGAGGCAGTGCTTCTTGGAGTGTATCTTCACGGCAAAGCAGGAGAACTTGCCCAAAAAGAAAATTCACCCCGGAGCTTTTTTATATCTGAGATTTTTTCTTATATCAATGAAGCTTTTGGGAAACTTGATGAATATGGAAAGAAAACTTTCCATTTGGAAAAATAA
- the acs gene encoding acetate--CoA ligase, which translates to MSENFEALLQENRVFEPPTEFREKAKVSDLSLYEWAQKDFLGFWADAAKEIEWFTPFEKVLDDSNAPFFKWYTGGKLNVSYNCVDRHTKTFRRNKAAIIFEGEPGDSRILTYQELYREVNKFANVLKSLGVNKGDRVTIYMPMIPEAVIAMLACTRIGAPHSVVFGGFSAQALKDRIDDAKAKVLVTADGGYRRGSIVELKKNADVALEGGTTIEKVVVVKRTGQEVPMTEGRDFWYHDLMAKAALYCEPEQCDAEDMLYILYSSGTTGKPKGIQHTTGGYLVGVHTTFKYIFDYREEDIYWCTADIGWVTGHSYIVYGPLSNGATTVLYEGAPDWPQKDRFWEIIEKYRVNILYTAPTAIRTFMRWGEKWPKGRDLSSLRLLGTVGEPINPEAWMWYNEHIGGGRCPIVDTWWQTETGMIMITPLPGVIPTKPGSATKPFPGVEADVVNDKGEPVPPGQGGYLVLKKPWPAMLRTLYGDPERYVNTYWSKFPGWYFTGDGAKKDEDGYFWVLGRVDDVINVSGHRIGTMEVESALVEHPLVAEAAVIGKSHEVKGQAIAAFVTLKEGVEGTPELIQELKQFVAQKIGALARPDDIFFTAELPKTRSGKIMRRLLRDIAEGRALGDTTTLTDPAVINKIKEQYKEEG; encoded by the coding sequence ATGAGCGAAAATTTTGAGGCGCTTTTGCAGGAAAATCGGGTTTTTGAACCACCGACAGAGTTTCGGGAAAAAGCTAAAGTTTCGGACTTATCCCTTTATGAATGGGCCCAAAAGGATTTTTTGGGCTTCTGGGCAGATGCTGCCAAGGAAATTGAATGGTTTACCCCATTTGAAAAAGTTCTTGACGACAGCAACGCTCCATTTTTTAAGTGGTATACCGGCGGGAAACTAAATGTTTCTTACAACTGCGTTGACCGCCATACGAAAACTTTCCGGCGCAACAAAGCAGCCATTATTTTTGAAGGAGAGCCCGGGGATTCCAGAATTTTAACTTACCAGGAGCTATACCGGGAAGTAAACAAGTTTGCCAATGTATTAAAGAGCCTGGGGGTAAATAAAGGAGACCGGGTTACCATTTACATGCCTATGATTCCCGAAGCTGTGATAGCGATGCTGGCCTGCACCCGGATTGGGGCACCCCACAGCGTGGTGTTTGGTGGATTTAGCGCTCAAGCGTTAAAAGACCGGATTGACGATGCTAAGGCCAAGGTTCTAGTGACCGCTGATGGTGGATATCGACGGGGGTCCATAGTAGAACTTAAGAAAAATGCTGATGTGGCGCTTGAGGGTGGTACTACTATCGAAAAAGTAGTGGTGGTAAAAAGAACCGGTCAGGAAGTGCCGATGACCGAGGGGCGGGACTTCTGGTACCACGATTTAATGGCTAAAGCAGCATTATACTGCGAGCCGGAGCAGTGCGATGCCGAAGATATGCTGTACATTCTTTATTCCTCCGGGACCACCGGCAAGCCCAAGGGAATTCAGCATACTACTGGCGGTTATCTGGTAGGGGTCCATACTACCTTTAAATATATTTTTGATTATCGGGAAGAAGATATATACTGGTGTACTGCAGATATCGGTTGGGTTACCGGGCACAGCTATATTGTTTATGGCCCCCTCTCCAATGGAGCTACTACTGTGCTGTATGAAGGAGCTCCCGACTGGCCGCAAAAAGACCGCTTCTGGGAAATAATTGAAAAATACCGGGTTAATATCCTTTATACTGCACCTACTGCTATTAGAACCTTTATGCGCTGGGGAGAAAAATGGCCGAAAGGGCGGGATTTATCGAGTTTACGGCTCCTGGGCACTGTTGGCGAACCAATTAATCCGGAAGCCTGGATGTGGTATAACGAACACATTGGCGGCGGCCGTTGCCCGATTGTGGACACCTGGTGGCAGACGGAAACGGGGATGATTATGATTACTCCGCTTCCGGGAGTTATTCCCACTAAACCCGGCTCAGCGACCAAACCGTTCCCGGGAGTAGAAGCGGATGTGGTTAATGATAAAGGTGAACCGGTACCTCCCGGACAGGGTGGCTACTTAGTTCTGAAAAAACCCTGGCCGGCAATGCTTAGAACACTATATGGTGATCCAGAACGTTATGTAAATACCTACTGGAGTAAATTTCCAGGATGGTATTTTACCGGTGATGGGGCCAAGAAAGATGAAGATGGCTACTTCTGGGTATTAGGCCGGGTAGATGATGTTATAAACGTTTCCGGCCACCGGATAGGTACCATGGAAGTGGAAAGTGCTCTGGTTGAACATCCTTTGGTGGCGGAAGCAGCGGTGATTGGAAAGAGCCATGAAGTAAAAGGCCAGGCGATAGCTGCTTTCGTCACCTTAAAAGAAGGGGTAGAAGGTACGCCGGAACTTATTCAAGAGTTAAAACAGTTTGTAGCGCAAAAAATTGGTGCTCTTGCCCGTCCGGATGACATCTTCTTTACTGCCGAGCTTCCCAAAACCAGAAGCGGTAAGATTATGAGAAGATTACTCCGGGACATTGCCGAAGGGCGGGCCCTGGGCGATACTACTACCCTTACCGATCCGGCGGTAATTAATAAGATTAAAGAGCAGTACAAAGAAGAAGGTTAA
- a CDS encoding LytR/AlgR family response regulator transcription factor produces MKIRTLIVDDEYPARQELRYLLGEIPEIEVVGEAATASEALALIRAVDYALLFLDIEMPGLSGLELAKEINALPRPPYVVFVTAYDEYALKAFEVNAVDYLLKPIEPKRLQKAVEKVKKLIQENGFAKEEREVTFSREGSRLDRIPAEKGGKTVLVGEQDIIYAYTEQDYVYIKTFQDKYFTRFTLKELEARLNPTVFFRCHRCFIVNLQKVREIVPFFNGTYTLVVDDKEKSEVPVSRAQAKKLRKILGL; encoded by the coding sequence ATGAAAATCAGGACATTAATAGTGGATGATGAGTATCCTGCTCGCCAGGAGCTCCGTTATCTTTTAGGGGAAATTCCTGAAATCGAAGTGGTGGGAGAGGCGGCGACTGCCAGTGAAGCTTTAGCTTTAATTCGGGCAGTAGATTATGCCCTTTTGTTTTTAGACATTGAAATGCCCGGCTTATCTGGATTGGAACTTGCCAAAGAAATAAATGCCCTACCGCGTCCGCCGTACGTAGTTTTTGTAACTGCTTATGATGAATATGCCTTAAAGGCCTTTGAGGTAAATGCCGTTGATTACCTTTTAAAACCTATTGAGCCCAAGAGGCTTCAAAAAGCAGTGGAGAAAGTGAAAAAATTAATTCAGGAAAATGGTTTTGCCAAAGAAGAGAGAGAGGTAACTTTTTCCCGGGAAGGAAGCAGACTTGACCGAATTCCAGCGGAAAAAGGTGGAAAAACTGTTTTGGTAGGTGAACAGGATATAATCTATGCTTATACGGAGCAGGATTATGTTTATATTAAAACTTTTCAGGATAAATATTTTACTCGTTTTACTTTAAAAGAGCTAGAAGCCCGATTAAATCCTACCGTATTTTTTCGCTGTCACCGTTGCTTTATAGTAAATCTGCAAAAAGTTAGAGAGATTGTACCATTTTTTAATGGGACATATACTCTGGTGGTTGACGATAAAGAGAAGAGTGAAGTGCCGGTTAGTAGGGCTCAGGCGAAGAAACTTAGAAAAATTCTTGGACTTTAG
- the ald gene encoding alanine dehydrogenase: MIIGVPKEIKNNENRVAITPAGVEALVSAGHKVVIENNAGLGSGITNEEYIKAGAEILDTPAEVFAAADMIMKVKEPLPSEYPLFKEGQILFTYLHLAPEPELTRALMEKKVVGIAYETIQLPNGSLPLLTPMSEVAGRMAVQIGARFLEKPQGGRGMLLGGVPGVPPAEVVIIGGGVVGTNAAKMAMGMGAHVTILDKSADRLKYLDDIFFGRITTVMSNSYNIAEAVKKADLLIGSVLIPGARAPKLVTEEMVKSMKPGSVIVDVAIDQGGSIETIDRVTTHQDPVFVKHGVVHYAVANMPGAVPRTSTFALTNVTLPYALALANKGWERAVREDRALALGVNVLDGKVTYKAVADSLGLPYTPLEEILG, encoded by the coding sequence ATGATTATCGGAGTACCAAAAGAGATTAAAAACAATGAAAACCGGGTGGCTATTACTCCCGCAGGCGTAGAAGCCTTAGTATCTGCTGGCCATAAAGTGGTAATTGAAAACAATGCTGGCCTTGGTAGTGGTATTACCAATGAGGAATACATAAAGGCCGGGGCAGAAATCCTCGATACCCCAGCTGAAGTATTTGCCGCGGCAGATATGATTATGAAAGTTAAAGAACCGCTACCTTCGGAATATCCTCTCTTTAAAGAGGGGCAAATCCTCTTTACTTACCTGCACCTGGCACCTGAGCCGGAATTAACGCGGGCTTTAATGGAGAAAAAAGTTGTTGGTATTGCCTATGAAACTATCCAGCTTCCCAATGGTAGCTTGCCGTTGTTAACTCCTATGAGTGAAGTGGCAGGTCGGATGGCTGTCCAAATCGGAGCTCGCTTTTTAGAAAAACCCCAGGGTGGTCGGGGCATGCTGCTTGGAGGCGTACCCGGAGTACCGCCGGCAGAAGTGGTCATTATCGGCGGTGGTGTGGTTGGTACCAATGCGGCTAAAATGGCCATGGGCATGGGGGCTCATGTAACCATTCTGGATAAGAGTGCCGATCGGCTAAAATATTTAGATGACATATTTTTCGGTCGCATTACTACTGTAATGTCCAACAGCTATAATATTGCGGAAGCGGTTAAAAAAGCAGACTTGTTAATTGGCTCTGTTTTAATTCCTGGTGCTCGGGCACCCAAGCTTGTAACTGAGGAAATGGTTAAGAGTATGAAGCCCGGTTCGGTTATTGTTGACGTGGCTATTGACCAGGGCGGCAGTATTGAAACCATTGACCGGGTAACTACGCACCAGGATCCGGTTTTTGTAAAACATGGTGTTGTCCATTATGCTGTTGCCAATATGCCTGGCGCTGTACCCAGAACTTCTACCTTTGCTTTGACCAACGTAACTCTTCCCTATGCTTTAGCCCTTGCCAACAAAGGCTGGGAGAGGGCTGTTCGGGAAGACCGGGCTTTAGCTCTTGGAGTTAACGTTTTAGATGGTAAAGTTACCTATAAAGCAGTAGCCGACTCTTTAGGGCTTCCTTATACTCCGCTGGAAGAAATTCTTGGCTAA